The Athene noctua chromosome 3, bAthNoc1.hap1.1, whole genome shotgun sequence genome includes a region encoding these proteins:
- the DEPDC4 gene encoding DEP domain-containing protein 4, producing MAGYLTPRFRRLRSQSELGPRRGSGRRRDCDGPFQATQLWNSIIHALHSQVEIKRRRQHLKIYKNCFTGSNAVDVVLSHLMQSMYLSCNDISRLKGVRVCQALMDHKVFEPVGAKLHLFKNEKETEFEDTNTSLYKFVNSSLTPLLPRKNKDNESLSPEQICKQKTKRCSNKTNCETTLSNPLALEAANKKGVEELLRSININGSLPAKIIVNEPTHLLSKRVIEDVWKQQALLRLLQLIDVPLLEDILVSSVKTKRDCFGKEDLIISNTFLDREITCSLNLPELDKWLYAAIECLEYFPDQFIVMVSQQLPQSTNKPSSLSTYKKILFDIIIKYYSQKKDSLLGTQDLAIHSGIIELIEKGKTDQALEASQLYVKLLAPNIREELHRLLTFIAIASKSEGYKLQKQFDNRSVIIRTCTKFILQNKTLSKPQAELLTQFLMDSHSELFKTPLTLLELTSRRLESLLEGQDPDIDSGFTFCQRVTTKEYEDEKQQTNQYLLALVQEMDSDPAIPLKQKKKIIKEFQKYHSLVYCSGCKTTCDFCTLNG from the exons ATGGCGGGTTATTTGACTCCGCGCTTCAGGAGGCTTCGAAGTCAGAGCGAGTTagggccgcggcgggggagcgggcggcggcgag attGTGATGGCCCTTTTCAAGCAACTCAGCTGTGGAATAGTATTATTCATGCTCTTCACAGTCAGGTGGAAATCAAAAGACGTAGACAACatctgaaaatatataaaaactgtTTCACTGGCTCAAATGCTGTTGATGTGGTACTGAGCCATCTTATGCAAAGCATGTACCTAAGCTGCAATGATATTTCTCGGCTGAAGGGAGTCCGTGTATGCCAAGCATTGATGGATCACAAGGTGTTTGAGCCAGTTGGAGCAAAACTTCACTTATTCaagaatgagaaagaaacagAGTTTGAAGACACAAACACTAGTCTATATAAATTTGTAAATAGCAGTCTTACTCCGCTTCTTCCAAGAAAGAATAAAGACAATGAGAGCTTGTCTCCTGAGCAGatctgcaaacagaaaacaaaaagatgttCCAA CAAAACAAATTGTGAAACAACGCTTTCAAACCCTTTAGCATTAGAAGCCGCCAATAAAAAGGGGGTAGAGGAGCTTCTTCGATCAATAAATATTAATGGATCTTTACCTGCAAAGATCATTGTTAATGAACCAACTCATCTGCTTTCAAAAAGAG TAATAGAAGATGTCTGGAAACAGCAAGCTCTGCTACGACTGCTGCAGTTAATTGATGTTCCGCTTCTAGAAGATATTTTGGTGTCTTCAGTGAAGACAAAACGGGACTGTTTTGGCAAAGAAGACCTGATTATCTCAAATACTTTCCTGGACAGAGAGATTACATGTAGCTTAAACTTGCCTGA GCTTGACAAATGGCTCTATGCTGCAattgaatgcttggagtatttcCCAGACCAATTCATAGTGATGGTTAGTCAGCAGCTACCTCAAAGCACTAACAAACCCAGCAGTCTGAGTACATACAAGAAGATTCTTTTTGACATTATAATAAAGTATTATAGTCAAAAGAAGGACTCCCTTCTTGGCACTCAGGATCTTGCTATTCATTCAGGAATTATAGAACTTATAG aaaaaggaaaaacggATCAAGCTCTAGAGGCATCACAACTTTATGTAAAATTGTTAGCACCAAATATCCGAGAAGAACTACATAGGCTCCTGACATTCATAGCCATTGCATCTAAATCTGAGGGCTACAAATTACAAAAACAA TTTGATAACAGATCGGTGATCATCAGGACTTGCACAAAGTTTATCTTACAAAATAAGACATTGTCAAAACCCCAGGCGGAACTGCTGACCCAGTTTCTGATGGACAGTCACTCTGAGCTCTTCAAG ACTCCTTTAACTCTTCTGGAACTAACTAGTAGGAGACTTGAGAGTTTGCTAGAAGGACAAGATCCAGATATTGATTCAG GCTTCACCTTCTGTCAGCGCGTGACAACTAAAGAATATGAAGatgaaaaacaacaaacaaatcagTATCTTCTTGCATTGGTTCAAGAGATGGACAGTGACCCTGCTATTCCTTtgaagcagaagaagaaaataattaaagaattcCAAAAATACCACTCTCTCGTCTATTGTAGTGGTTGTAAAACTACATGTGATTTTTGTACTCTAAATGGTTAG
- the ACTR6 gene encoding actin-related protein 6 produces the protein MATLVLDNGAYNAKIGYSHANVSVIPNCQFRSKTARLKTFTANQLDEIKDPSGLFYILPFQKGYLVNWDVQRQVWDYLFGKEMYQVDFVDTNIIITEPYFNFSSIQESMNEILFEEYQFQAVLRVNAGALSAHRYFRDNPSELCCIIVDSGYSFTHIVPYCRSKKKKEAIIRINVGGKLLTNHLKEIISYRQLHVMDETHVINQVKEDVCYVSQDFYKDMDIAKLKGEENTVMVDYVLPDFSTIKKGFCKPREEMVLSGKYKTGEQILRLTNERFAVPEILFHPSDIGIQEMGIPEAIVYSIQNLPEEMQPHFFKNIVLTGGNTLFPGFRDRVYSEVRCLTPTDYDVSVVLPENPITYSWEGGKLISENDDFEDMVVTREDYEEHGHNICEEKFDI, from the exons ATGGCGACGCTGGTGCTGGATAACGGCGCCTACAACGCCAAGATCGGCTACAGCCACGCGAACGTCAG CGTTATTCCCAACTGTCAGTTCAGATCAAAGACTGCACGCTTGAAAACCTTTACGGCAAATCAACTGGACGAAATTAAAGATCCCTCTGGTCTTTTTTATATTCTCCCTTTTCAGAAA GGTTACTTGGTAAACTGGGATGTCCAGAGACAGGTTTGGGATTatctttttggaaaagaaatgtatCAA GTAGATTTTGTAGATACCAATATTATTATTACCGAACCCTATTTTAACTTCAGTTCAATACAAGAATCCATGAATGAAATTCTATTTGAAGAATATCAATTTCAAGCAGTTCTTAGAGTAAATG CTGGAGCTCTTAGTGCACACAGGTATTTCCGGGATAATCCATCTGAGCTATGCTGTATCATTGTGGACAGTGGATACTCTTTTACACACATCGTACCTTATTGTAgaagtaaaaagaagaaagaggcaaTCATCAG GATTAATGTTGGAGGAAAACTCTTAACCAACCATCTGAAGGAGATAATCTCTTACAG gcAGCTACATGTTATGGATGAAACACATGTAATTAATCAAGTGAAAGAAGATGTGTGTTATGTTTCTCAAGACTTTTACAAGGACATGGACATTGCCAA ATTGAAAGGAGAGGAAAATACTGTAATGGTAGATTATGTTTTGCCAGACTTCAGCACAATCAAAAAAGGATTTTGTAAG CCAAGGGAAGAGATGGTGTTAAGTGGAAAATACAAGACTGGTGAACAAATACTTCGTCTAACAAATGAAAGATTTGCAGTTCCAGAAATACTCTTCCATCCTTCGGATATTGGTATTCAAGAGATGGGAATTCCTGAAGCCATTGTTTACTCTATTCAGAATTTACCTGAAG aaatgcaGCCTCATTTCTTCAAGAACATAGTTCTGACTGGAGGAAACACCCTTTTTCCAGGCTTCAGAGATAGGGTTTATTCTGAAGTTCGATGTCTTACTCCAACTGATTATGATGTTTCTGTTGTTCTTCCTGAAAA CCCTATTACTTATTCTTGGGAAGGTGGGAAGCTCATTTCTGAAAATGATGATTTTGAAGACATGGTAGTAACTAGAGAAGATTATGAAGAACATGGACACAATATCTGTGAAGAGAAATTTGATATATAG